Below is a window of Penaeus vannamei isolate JL-2024 chromosome 30, ASM4276789v1, whole genome shotgun sequence DNA.
gatggaaaaaaatatctttgttCCTCGAAGGGTAAATGTGCATGTGATACAGCGAAGCGTATGTGCATTTAGCTTCGTTacaatcaccattgctattaactATTCCCTTTCGTTATATGTTCTCTCCGTGTCACATTAGCATATTCAtacccattatcatttttttttattattattatttttttaatagccAGGGGGTTGGAAGTTCATGTTTAATCAACATTTCGCACTAAATTTCACAATTAATATAGTCAAACGCTTTATAAGTGAtgactctttctccttctccttctctttctgtctctcgttctcgttctctttctttctcgttctcgttcgctttctctctctcgttctcgttctctttctttctcgttctcgttctctttctctccttttatctccctttctctctctctctctccctccctctctctctctctctctctctctctctctctctctctctctctctctctcgctctcactctctgtctctctctttctttccctttctctctctctccctctttctctttccctctctctctttctctctctctttctctctctctctttctctctctctctctttctctcttcctctctctctttctttctctcttcctctctctctctctctctctctctctctctctctctccctccctccctccctcctttctccttccttcttctcctccccctctctctctctctctgtctttctcggtctcttctctttctctctctctttccttataatCCCGCATATACAACATACAAATGTACAATAACGGTCAAAACTTCAAAAATATTCCGAATCTTGTTtcgaacacacacgcccacgcgagCTTGACGAATGGAAACAGGGATGGAATGGACaataaatgtaagagagagagagagagagagaaagagagagagagagagagagagagagagagagagagagagagagagagagagagagagagagagagaggagagagagagagagagagagagagagagagagagagagagagagagagagagagagagagagagagagagagagaggcgtaaaaAAGAGAGCCATCGGCAGAAAGTAAAagcaagaccaaaaaaaaataGACTCTCTCGAACTAAGTAAATAGCAACAGAATTCCATTAACTTTTTATCTCGCCGTTACGCGACGCCTCTTTAAAGTCTCCATTAATCAGAAAACCGAAGCTCCGGGTGACGAGAAACGAGGATAatgtgaaattaaaaaaaagcgcGAAAAATGACTCGTGAAGCTTCGAAATTCGAGTCGAAGCCGATAATCCGAAGCTTCGTTGCCGTCGCCGAGACTTTGATTGTGTCTGTTATTCGCACATCTCAGTgcgaataacagagaaagagagagagagaggacagacagagaaagagagagagagagagagagagagagagacagacagacagacagagacagacaaacagacagacagacagagaggacagagagacagacagacagacagacagacagagaaagagagacagacagacagacagacagaaagacacacagaaatcgagagacaaacaaacaaaaagacaagagagaacagacaaaacccagaaagaaaagcaacaaaagaatatacagaaacaaaagagaagagaaaataaaaaagaaaagagacacaggAGGCATTCCTAGGGGAACAATCTCCATTCTTGTGTTGCTAAGTCCGCCGTGTCAGACAATCTCAACAAAGATACCTTTTACGCTTTTTTGCAAATGTAAAGAGGCAGAAGAAAGTAGAGgggtttccctctttttattctctctctgtctctctttatctttccttctctttttctttctctttctcgttctctcgttctctcgttcactcgttcactcgttcactcgttcactcgttctctcgttctctcgttctctcgttctctcgttctctcgttctctctttctctctttctctctttctctttctctttctctttctttttctctctctctctctctctctccagagggagaaggagaaaaaaaggaggagaaagaggagggggagggggagagacgaaagaaaaaaggagaagaaaaagcgagagacgaaggaagaatgggagaagggggcgaaagaggaggaggaagaagaggagctggagacgaaggaaggaggaggaggggatgcagttgaattttccccttttttacgtATGAATATCATCAAATACAAAAGGTGAATGTGTGAGCGAGgggaaaaatgtgtatatatattgtgagggGAATTTTGGAGGGGTATGAGTTGCtgtggaatgaggggaggagaggagagtgaagagaagtgtgaagggaggagaagagagtgaagagaagtgtgaagggaggagaagagagtgaagagaagtgtgaagggaggagaggagagtgaagagaagtgtgaggggaggagaggagagtgaagagaagtgtgaggggaggagaggagagtgaagagaagtgtgaggggaggagaggagagtgaagagaagtgtgaggggaggagaggagagtgaagagaagtgtgaggggaggagaggagagtgaagagaaatgtgagggaggagaggagagtgaagagaagtgtgaggggaggagaggagagtgaagagaagtgtgaagagaagggaaagggaagggggagggaagggaaagggaagtgaaggggaagggaagaaaagaagggaaagggaagggaagaggaaggaaatggaaagtgaatgtgaagggaagaggaaggaaaagggggaggagaaagggaagtgaagaggaggagaaaggaaaggaaagtgaagggatggagaaggagaagggaataggaagagaaaagaagaaaacaaggggaagtgaagggaagatgaagagaaagagacggttaagggagagggaactgaaagtgaaggggaaggaaagaaaagaaaagaagggaagaggaagagagaggaagggaaggggaagtgaagagaaggaaagcaaaGACGGGGATTATAAAAGTGAAGATGTAGGGAAATAAGGAGAGTGGGTtaagtaggaggaaagaggggagagggagataaagaggaagagaagagtaaggAAGAAGTGGATGGAAGAAAccgagaaaaaaggataaagaaaaagaagaaacaagagttggagaagaagaaaagagagaagaaaaacaagaacaaaaacaacaagaacaagaataagaaaattggCATATAGAACtcaagaagaaagatgagaggaagggggaagaaggagagagaaagaaagcaaagaggaggggtgaggggggggaagtaAGGGGATGGGAGACTGAATGAAAGGgtgatgaagagagggggagagaggggtgggagggggggggaccagATGTTGGATCCATTTTGAAAATTGAGacttttttttaatcagtatTCTGTGAATATCTTTTGGCTTTTTGAGtgtggaatttctctctctctctctctctctctctctctctctctctctctctctctctctctctctctctctctctctctctctctctctttctttctttctttctttatttacttttcccctctctcactccccctccccctctctctctctctctcttctctctctctctctctctctctttctctctctctttctctgtctttctctctctccccctctctctctctctctctgtctctgtctctgtctctgtctctgtctctgtctctgtctctgtctctgtctctgtctctgtctctgtctctgtctctctctctctctctctctctctctctctctctctctctctctctctcgctctctcgctctctcgctctctcgctctctcgctctctccctctctccctctctcgctctctcgctctccctctctcgctcttgctctctctttctttgtatgtatgtatcaatctatatctacctatcttcatatctatcaaactttatacctatctatctttatatctatctacctttatatatatctgtctatctatttatctatctatctacctacttacctacctgcctacctacatatgtctatctatctatctgtctgtctgtctgtccatcctgtctgtctgtctgtctgtctgtctgtctgtctgtctgtctgtctgtctgtctgtctgtctgtctgtctgtctgtctatctgtccatcctgtctgtctgtctgtctgtccatcctgtctgtctgcctgtctgtctgtctaaccatTCAAACTAACCCAAATGactacgtccatatatatatgtatatacgcacaagGATATAGATGTGAATCATTTTTGTGTGCACgcctatctacatatatccacatCCATACGCGAATCTGCGCCTGTTTGCATATGCAGTTATTAAATACAGAaccttttgcacacacacacacatctaaaaaaaaaaaaaaaaaaaaaaaaaaaaaatctaaaaagcgGTTGTATATAAATTCTGAAATATGGACATATCTGCACATCACACTAACACGGATATACATAGTCATACAGTTAACAGCAtgtccttttttctatatttctctatgaataaattaatatttatgaatatctgttatctctctccctctctctctctctcgccttccctctctcgctgctactctctgtctttctctcttgcttctctctctctctcttgcttctctctctgcttctctctctctctctctctcttgcttctctctctctctctctcttgcttctctcttctctcttgcttctctctctcttgcttctctctctctctctctctctctctctctctctctttctctctcttgcttctttctttctctctcttgcttctctctttctcactgtttgtctccctctttatatTCCCTCTTTGtactctctttatatttctcttccgATTATCTTTAAATTTATCTTTagatttatctttctctgtttctctatctctatctttatctctctctctctctctctctctctctctctctctctctctctctctctctctctctctctctctctctctctgtctctctctctctctctctctctctccctctctatctatctatctatctatcagtctgtagagatagagatagagacagagacagagaccacccctccaccctaccccacccctatccccatatccaatcccaccccctccccctccaaaaaaaatcccccccacccctccccaccccttttgtCCGCCCAAAATGAAAAATGGACCCCGCCCGAGCTTTCGAAAATCCGTCTGGAGAGCATCACCCTCATATTCATCTCCGGCAGCCAGGGAGAGCCCGAGATGCAGCATCCCAGGCCTCGCCACAGGAGAAGGAAATCTGTATCATGGCAACCGCGGTGGTTAGacaggtggaggggggtaggggggataggggatgggggcgatagagagaggggggtaggggaagggggtagcgTTTGTGTCGGTGGAAGgtgaggagtgtgtgtgggttttgtaggagggaggggagggaggggagggagggagggagggaggaggagggagggatgagaaggaaggaggaggagggagggagaggagagagagggagaaaggaggagcgatagggagtgaagggagggagggagaaagggagaaagggtgggagggagggagagaggagtgagaggagaaatagggaggaagagagaaggcgataggggagtgagagggaggaaagggagggtgaggtaggtgagagggatgggagggaggagaggagggaatggagagtggagggagggagagagaggaggaggagggagatggagaaggtgagaggaaaattgggagggagagagggcgatacggagtgagagagggacggagggaggagagactgagagggaggaagggaggagaggaacagagagtagaggtagaggagaggggagagagagggaggcatgttaggaataatgaagaggagggacaggaaggagggtggggattgGAGGAGGATGGGTAGAAGGGGAACGTGTggaaagagaggcagatggatggggagaagagggcggggaagaggaagaagggaggaatagagagaaagaaagagaggaaaaagagagggggagaggagggggagggggagggggagacaggagtgggggagggggggggaatcgtGTCTATTCATCatcctttcgcttttcctttcttgtctcccgttccttctccctccttttctcttttattcttcctcttcttttctctgttacTCTATGTCTCTTTTTATGTGTCTCATACTCTTGCGtacttacatatcatatatgtatctatatctatatgtacatccttatatatcagtctatcattAGCTCAATCTATCAACATATTTATTCAACTATTgacatctatgtatctgtctgtctatctgtctgtctgcctgggtgtgtgtgtgtgtgtgtctgtgtgtgtgtgtgtgtctgtgtgtgtgtgtgtgtgtctgtttgtctgtgattctgtctttgtggttgtgtgtctgtctgtctgtctgtctctctctctctttctctctctctctctctcccgcacacacacacatctgaatgcatatatatgtatagatagatagatagatatatagaaatatgtgaaaaagggagagagagagagagagagagagagagagaggttagagagagagagagagagagagagagagagagagagagagagagagagagagagagagagaaagagagagaatgatagagaatgagagaatgatggagaatgagagaatgatagagaatgagagaatgaaagagagaaggacggagggatagagaggaggaggatagagagaggagagggagtggaaggagaggcaagggaggtggatgaagggagagagaaagaaaatggttacTATCTGCAAGAAAAAGTTTTCCTCAATAGTACCTAATTCGTCTGTCTGATTTTATGCATGAAATTTTCTACGTAGGGGGGGAATAATCAGTGTATGAAAGAAATTTAgacgaaaggataaaaaaaacgtaagaaagaaaagatacgcatacacacacacgcacacacacacgcacacacacacacacacacacacacacacacacacacacacacacacacacacacacacacacacacatatatatatatatatatatatatatatatatatatatatatatatatatatatatatatatatataaacactctcaCCAGCGGGAGACCTTAAAGCTGCAAAACCTACAATATATCATAAATTCAAAATGGCGACCCACTTCGCGCCACGTCACATGTATCCTTGCGCGCGCGACGGGTACTAGTTCGTATCGCGGAAGGTTTATCCAGTGGGCAGACCTCGAGCCCTGGACGAGACATACCCGGAGAGTTCGCCTTCTGCAGCTGCCACGGTCGGAGGTTCTCCTCGTCAGTCTCTAAAAGTCAAAAGCTCAAACTGTCAAAATGAGTGAGATCTTTGCAGGGAGAGACgacgagaaagagggaatggcaaagagagatagagagatagatagattgctagatgtagatagatgtggataaatatagatggatatggaTAAGGATAAATAGATGACTGGAGATGGATATGgatacagataattagatagaagagaaaatgaagagaagaaaggaagaagaagagaaaaaatagagaagaaaggaaaccaaaagaaaaaaatagaaaaaaggaaagaaagaagaaagaaaaaacagaggaaaagaaaaggaagaaaactgatagaaaaaggaagaaggtataTAAGAAAACAGATTTAACACACAATTTCTAGACAATGCTATATCTGTTATTACCATTCATGTTCTGTTTCCATAGTGGATGGAAACTGTACCTGACTTTTGCTTATCTCCTGTCgttaaacagatagagagattgcCGAAGGTAGAAACAATACAGATTTAACACAATTCCTAGACAATGCTATATCTGTTATTACCATTCATGTTCTGTTTCATAGTGGATGGAAACTGTACCTGACTTTGCTTATCTCCCTGCcgttaagcagagagagagagagagagagagagagagagagagagagagagagagagagagagagagagagagagagagagagagagagagagagagagagagagagagagagagagagagagagagagagagagtagagagagagagagagagagagagggggagaggggggagagggagagggagaggaagaaagatagagatggagagaaatagaaagagagagaaacgagagagagattaaacgaCTTCAGGAATTTATAACATGTTTCTAAAAGCTGAAATCCtagaattattcatttatttgttcatttatttatttgttttagacttatgtctctcctctctctctctctcttctctctctttctctctctctttctctctcttatctcttatctcttatctcttctctcttctctcttctctctctctctcgattcgaTTTATTTTGGGGGGATAAAATACTTGCTAAATCTAGTGCtaaaaatcagctgatgtctCGAAGTAATGATGAAATCTTAAATTGAAAATTCTCCTATGTTTATCCTGTACATGTCATCGAAACGATATCCATCCGGGTAGAAATAATCAAGAGAATTAAATGGATAACCGGTTGAGGATGTGCCAATGCCTCTGCGGTTATTTGGAACGGATAATCCATGCCGTTTGGAATATCGGGAATTGGGGCTGAGTGGCAAGGCAGATTCGGGAATATTCCGACTGGAATGATGGAATGTCGGTCTTGTTTCTTATGACGGGTTGATGGTGCATCCTGGAGTAATCAGatggatacacagacatacaaacacacacgcatacacacaaacccaaacacacacatattttgatgtatatatatatatatatatacatatatatatatatatatatatatatatatatatatatttgtttgtttgttctctatCATCAtgtgctttttctttttatttgcttttttcatttatttaccctgtttatcattgtttattccttttttatattcatttttacatttCGTTATCCTTCAACTGCTACTAACCGGGGGAAGATAACTGCATCACTTTTGTCTCGCATAATGGTTAAACGCTCCTTACTTTGGCTTAcaattaatgaaatgaaaaaatcgGGGATTCCCCTCCGTCCCCGCACGTCGGTCCCTCGCCAACCGAGCGGCCGCGTCAGTCCTCTCtgttccgccgccgccgcctcctcctcctctgctgctGCTGGGGCTCCGCCTGCCTCCGGAGGGCCTGGCGCCGCCGccagttcctcctcttcctcctggcccagttcactcctcttcctcctggccaGCTGGGCTTCCTCAGCTGGGCTCAGGTCGCCCGCTTCCGAGCCCAGCGCCGCCGCTACCCCACCGAAGCTGCCCCGTCCAGCTGGTCCAGGCGCCGCGACTTCGTCCGGCGGCGCAGAGCCTGGCCAGCATGACGCTGGCACGGGATCTCTCCTCCTCTTGGGCCCCTCGGAGGTCTGGGGCTCCGCTCTTGGGCCGCCACCGCCCCTGGTGCTTTGCGCCCACCACGCTCCTCACCGCTCTCAGGGagcgacggcctcctcctcctgctcctgctcctccttctgcttGGCCTGCTCCCTGCTGGCGACTCTGCTGCCGCCGCCGCGCCCTGCGCTCTGGCCGTCGCACGCTTTGCTCCAGGTCGCAGTAGCGTGGGTGAAGCCTCCTGCGCGGGCAGCTCCACGCCCCTCCACCTCGCACCGCTCGAGGGCGAGCGTGTCCAGGTCGAGCGCGAGCGCGTCGAGGGAGAACGCCCTCCGAGGCGGGCGCCGCGTCCGCCTGGCCTCGAGCCTCGACCTCGAAGCAGTCCACGCCGGGGGCCGGCGAGGGGGACGCCTGgcgcctcgctcctcctcctggccCGCCAGGGCTGCCAGCGCCGTCCGTCGCCGCGGCGCCCTGAGATGGCGCTGCGCTCCTGGGCGTCGCGCCCGCCACGGCGATCGCCGCCATCCTCCGCGTCAGCCGGTCGAGGGAGACCGTCGCTGCGTCTCCGCTGGGCCTCGAAGGTCGAGTGATTCTGGAGAGGGTTGGGTCGCTCTCGAAGGCCTTTGACTATGtgcatttgcgtttgtgtgtagaagaaaaagaaaaggagtgtATGAATAATtgcgcgtccgtgtgtgtgcaaacgtttcaggtgtgtgtatgtgcatgtgtgtgtgtgtgtgtcagtagtTGATATTCTGCATACGtcaatacgtacatatatacatatatatatatatatatatatatatatatatatatatatatatatatacatatatacatatatatatatatatatatatatatatgtgtgtgtgtgtgtgtgtgtatgtgtgtgtgtgtgtgtgtgtgtgtgtgcatctatccatctatccatctatctatctatctatctgtctgtctgtctgtctatctatctatctatctatctatctatctatctatctatctatctatctgtctgtctgtctgtctgtctgtctgtctgtctgtctgtctgtctgtctatctatctatctatctatctatctatctatctatccatccatccatctatctatcaagagagagagagagagagagagagagagagagagagagagagagagagagagagacagacagacagacagacagacagagagagaggatagagagagagagagagagagagagagagacagacagacagacagacaagacatgaacccagacagaacagacagacagagagagagagagagagagagagagagagagagagagggagagagagagagaaaaagatagagagagagagaaaagatagatagaaagagagagaagagagacagagagagagagagaaggtagagagagagagagagagagcagagaataaGAAATAGCGAAAAACAGCAAAACATGAGGCCAAAATAGAGTGATAGAAGAAGTGAAGAGACCTAAacacaaatcagaaaaaaaaaaaacaaaaaaaagaaaaaaagaaccagaaagaaacaggaataaacgaaagagagagagagaaagagaaaacatccataattctctcacacacgcaccttGCTCTCTCCCTAATGGCAAGAACAGTCAAATGAGTGCACAAACTTGCAAGTCGTTCTGCAACCGAGTGCAATATGCATGTACATGGGATGCAAGCGACCTAGGCGTGATCACgtgatctttttttctatttttttctggaatAATTTTTGAATTCAGGAGAAatctgtgttttatttttctctttttttcatgtgatgatgataatgatatcgataatggagaattattatggtgataatgatgatagaatgattacatatatataaatatgaatataaatatagatacgtatatataatatgtatgatctgaatgaatgaatgaatgtgtatatttacatatatacatgtatccttatacatatgtatacataaatgcactacCATACAGTGTGATTGTGAGAAAACTACGAGAAAtaggtaagagatagatagataaataatagatagatgatatatagattgatagagatatagataaacagcaagagagagagagagagagagagagagagagagagagagagagagagagagagagagagagagagagagagagagagagagagagagagagagagagagagagagagagcgagagagagagagagagagagagagagagagaatgcataacAGCCATACAGTTTCCAAGAGTCGCCACATAGTCTTTCTTTAAAATACATAAAACCATTTACAGGCCAAGCGATCAAAAACGGTATTTCTCCCTCTGGTTATCTAAACGCAAAGGGAGCCGACTGAAAAGGGGCAACAAGATCTCTGCATTTTGAAATGGTTCCGGTATTCCAATTTCATAAATAATTCCGTatttcccgcgcttttccccCGCCATCCATGAACAGGGATAACGGCGCACGCCATTTTCGACCTAATGGCACGAGGTTATAAGGTAGGAATTCGCTTGTTTTCAACCAACGGTCCTCCCATTATGAACAAAACACGACAGAATTGCGCACAAAACCTTTTTATTTCGCTCGACATTTAAATCCACTTAGGAATGTATATTACAATATTCCGGAATCTTTGAATCACAACAATACACAGATGCGAAATAAGTGGATTATTAGTCGGTAAAGATATTGCTGGCTGCTTGTACAAATAAGagtactgacacacacacgcgcgcgcgcgcacacacacacacacacacacacacacacacacacacacacacttatatatgcatttatacaaacagacatacaagcaaacaatcctctctatatatatttatgtatatgtttgtgtagatatatatacgtgtgtgtctatatgtacgtatatatatatatatatatatatatatatatatatatatatatatatatatatatatatatatatatatacatttatatacaaatattatataatatatacatatatcatatgtatatatacacatattacttataaattaatcatatatatacatatttattcatatttatatatacatatattacacacacacatatatttgtataaagagagagagagagaaagaatgaaaggagagagtgagaaagcatgaaatagaaagagagagagagagagagagagagagagagagagagagagagagagagagagagagagagagagagagaggatattgaaatagaaagagagaatgagaaagacaaaaaaaagaaaacaaaacaataatcaaacGCTCTCATATTCCGTGCAAGCGCCTGTTAAAACATCCGAAACGAGAGGTAAAATTACGAATTGGCAACCGTTGTAATGATGATGCCAACAGCGCCATTTTCAAACAATTGCGGTGAATAGTGATGCCATTTTATAACGCGTCTCTGCATCACTTTTATATCAAGGCAATTCAGACACGAATTAAAATAGCGCATAAAGAACCCCAGAAATAAACATACAAGCGTAATGTGGGAAAACAATATGGACTGATATAAGACCAGTGGTTTAAGTTTTTAATTCGCTTGTTATTGTCGCTGTATTACTTGGGAAAATACATCGACAATACACTGGCCGTTTCTCTGACCCAATAAACACGGTAATGGaagaatcattataaatattggaGGAAACGAGGTGAAATGAAACTCCATTTGCGACGGACACGTACATAAAGGCAAGCAatttcgtacatacatatattggtgtgtgtgtgtgtaggtagatgtACGTTGGCGGTCACTGGTATACACGCATGTATTGtag
It encodes the following:
- the LOC138867536 gene encoding uncharacterized protein, with product MHIVKGLRERPNPLQNHSTFEAQRRRSDGLPRPADAEDGGDRRGGRDAQERSAISGRRGDGRRWQPWRARRRSEAPGVPLAGPRRGLLRGRGSRPGGRGARLGGRSPSTRSRSTWTRSPSSGARWRGVELPAQEASPTLLRPGAKRATARAQGAAAAAESPAGSRPSRRRSRSRRRRPSLPESGEERGGRKAPGAVAAQERSPRPPRGPRGGEIPCQRHAGQALRRRTKSRRLDQLDGAASVG